The nucleotide window CGTGGAATCGGTCGTTCGATGGTGACACATGGGTTGCTGCCTCTATGCTATGGTATGGCATGAAAGAACTTAACCGCTCGGCTCGACGAGATAGTCGGGATCGGCGAACGCCTCGTCCTCGCCCTCGACGGCGATCACGTCGAGCGCCGTTACCTCGCTGTCGACGCCGAGTAGCCCCGCGAGACTCGGCTCCGTCCGGCCTTCGTCGCTGCTCACGAGTTCTTTCACGTAGAGACCGCCAGCGCCGCGCAGCTCTACGGTGGCGTGGCGGTCGTCGTCGAGCTCGCCCTCGATTTCGTAGACGTCGCGCACGCGAGTCCGACTCGCCCGCCGGTGATCGACCCGCTGGGGCGTCTCCTGTTCGATCGTCGCGCCGTCGAGTTCGGCGAGCGCGTCGGCGAACGCCGTCTCCTCGATCGGTTCGGCGAACTCGATGGCCATCGAGTAGGTCTTGTGCGCGTCGAGCTCCTTCACGCGCTCGACCATTTCGTGGGTCGCACGCCGGAGCCCCTCGACCTCGACGCTCTCGTCGGCGAACTCGTTGATCTCCGTCTCCAGTTCCTCGGCGTCGACCGCGCGCCGCTGCGGGTGTTTGACCTCGATGACGAACGGGCGGCCGGTGCCCTGCATCGTCGCGTCGACGTCCTCACGACCCGCGCCGTGGAAGATCGATTCCGAGCCATCCATCGCCTCCTCGACGACCGGCGCGGTCAGCTCCTCGACGCTCCTGTCGTAGAGATAGCCGCTGCCGCCGCAGTAGTCGCAGGGCTCCTCGCCGCCGTCCGCGACGAACTGCTTGCCGCTGCCGCCGCACTCCCGGCAGGGCCACTCGGTCTGGGGGATTCCGCGTTCGAGCTTCCGGTAGCGCCCGTAGACGAACGCTGGATTCACCTGGACGTCGACGTCGCCGCGGTCGAGGTTGACGAGTGCGAGCACGTCCGGGCGCTCGAAATCCACCTCTGTGTCCGTGCGCTCGCCGAGACGCTTGCCGACCTCGCGGTTGAGTGCGGATTTGAACGACTCGCCGGCGTCGGTGGGGAGATCGCTCTCCTCGCGCAGCAGGCGGTCGTTCTCCTCGATCAGCGGCGGGACGCGCGTGCCGACCTGGTACGTCTCGAACTCGACGTCCCCGAGTGCGGCGACCGCGCGCTCGGCCCACTCGTCGAACCGATCGCACTCACCCTCGCAGACCCAGCAGTCCTCGGGTCCCTCGAACGGTTCGTCCGCGTCGAGCGCGACCGTGGTTCTGAGCGCGCGTCCGCGCGCCCGGTTCGTGAGGCCGAAACTCCGGTCGGCGAAGACGCGGCCGAGACAGGAATCACAGATAGGGCCGTTGTCGAGGACGGCCCGCGCGTCGTCGAGGATGGACATGCGATGGAAACGCGCTCTTGGCACTCACCTGTTGTGGTTCGTCACCGGAATCGTTGCCGCGAACCTTCACGAGACGACGGTACGGGCCAGCCGGCGACAGAGCGCCACGCTGTCGTACTCCGAGAACCGTTCGACCGCGAGCGCGAGCACGCCGTAGACGACGACGCCGACCAGAACGAGGAGAGTGAACTCGACGACGCCGGTGGCGACGCCCATACGGTGGACGGCGACGACGGCGATCCCCATGAGGATGCTGGGCACGGCAGGGTAGGCGACGAGGCGAAGCAGGCGTGCGTAGCTCCCGTCGACCGCCCGCGTCGCGAGATACGTCGCGACCGGCTCGGAGAACAGCAGCGAGTTGCCGACGATCACCAGTCCCGTGCCGACCGCACCGTAGCGCGCTGTCGCGGGATAGATGAACGCCGCGATGATCACTAGCTTGCCGAACTGGATCTTCGTCGGCACGTCGGGTTTGCCGATGGCCTGGAACAGCGGGCCGGTCGTCGCCCCCAGCGAGCGCAGCAGGCCCCACGCGGCGAGCAGCTGGATCATGGGGATCATCGCGTCCCACTGCTCGGTGAGGAAGGTGTCGACGAACGTCGGTGCGACGGCGGCGACGCCGACCGCGATCGGGAAGGAGATGAACGTCGTGAGCTGAACAGTTTTAAAGAAGCCGTCGCGCAGCTGGCGGTCGTCGCTCTGCATCTTCGAGTACGTCGGGAAGATCACGCTCGAAATGGTCTGGGTCACCTCCGTCGCGGGCGCGTTCGAGACGCGGTAGGCCAGCTGGTAGAGCCCGACGACGGCGGTCCCGAGATACCAGCCGACGAAGGCGTCGTCGCCCTCCATGATCAGAAACAACACCACTCCGGAGGCGAAGATCCACTTCCCGTAGCCGAACAGTTCGCGCGCGTGATCGAGATCGAACCGCGGTCGCGGCCGATAGTCGGCGACGAAGTAGGAGGCCACCAGCCGCACGAAGTCGCTCGCGACCAGCCCGAGCACGAGCGCCCACACCGAGCGGGTGAGAAAGGCCACGACGACGGCGACCGCCACGTAGAAGACCGTCCCCGACAGCGTGTAGGCGAACTGTTTGTCGAAGCGGAGGTCCTTCTTGAGATAGAGCAGTCCCGGGTTCTGGAGCCCCGAGAGCAGCGGCGAGAGCGCGAGCACTCTGAGAACGGGCGCGAGCTGCGGCTCGTCGAAGACGAGCGGCGAGGCGACGATCGGTGCGCTGGCGAACAGGATGGCGGCGACGACGAGTCCGCGCGCGTTCTGCATCATCCAGGCCGTGTCGAGATAGGCGTCGACGTCGTCGGCCTCGCGCTGGATGAGCGCGGCGTCGATACCGAGCCTGGAGAGCTTGGTCAGTGCGCTCATCACGACGAGTGCGAGCGCCATCACGCCGTACGATCCGGGGCCGATGAGCCGCGCGACGAGCAGCACCATCGCGAGCTGGAGCACTCTGTCGACGACGTTCGTGAGCATGACCCAGACGCCGCTGGTGACCGCGCGTTCGGTGAGGTCGCCGCCCGGGCTGAGCACGCGCCTGACGAGGGCGACGACGCTGCTGATCGACACACACCCGATTTCCATCCGTGGTTCATATCGTCGTCGGAGTCGCCCGCGGCCTTCTCGGAGCGGTCGACGACCACGTGGCCAGCCAGAACGTTGAAATCGTCGCCCCGTGGATAGGGTGCAATGAGCGTCCGTACCGCCGTCGTCCTCGCGGCCGGGGAGGGTAACCGCCTCCGCCCGCTGACGTACAACCGCCCCAAACCGATGCTACCAGCGGCGAACCGGCCGATCCTCGGCTACGTCTTCGACGCGCTGATCGACGCCGGGATCGAGGAGATCACCGTCGTCATCGGCTACAAGCGCGATCGCGTCCAGGAACACTTCGGGCCGACCTACCGCGACACGCCGCTCGACTACGTGATCCAGGACAAACAGCTCGGCAGCGGCCACGCCCTGCTCGCCGCGCGCTCGGCGGTCGACGAACCCTTCCTGCTCGTCAACGGTGACCGCGTGTTCGACTCCGGACTGGTGGCCGACGTCGTCGCCGAGTTCGAGGCCTATCCCGATGCGCCCGCCGCCCTCGGCGTGCTCGAACATCGCGACGTGCGCCGCTACGGCGCGGTCGCCCTCCACGAGGGTCGCATCGACGAGATCGTCGAGAAGCCCGAATCCGACGACTTCCGCCTGATCAACGCCGGCGTCTACGCCTTTCGAACGGGGATCTTCGATGCGATCGAGGCGACCGAGCGCCGCGACGGCGAGCTTCAGCTGCCCGACACGCTCGCGCGACTCATCGACGAGGGCGAG belongs to Halococcus qingdaonensis and includes:
- a CDS encoding tRNA pseudouridine(54/55) synthase Pus10 codes for the protein MSILDDARAVLDNGPICDSCLGRVFADRSFGLTNRARGRALRTTVALDADEPFEGPEDCWVCEGECDRFDEWAERAVAALGDVEFETYQVGTRVPPLIEENDRLLREESDLPTDAGESFKSALNREVGKRLGERTDTEVDFERPDVLALVNLDRGDVDVQVNPAFVYGRYRKLERGIPQTEWPCRECGGSGKQFVADGGEEPCDYCGGSGYLYDRSVEELTAPVVEEAMDGSESIFHGAGREDVDATMQGTGRPFVIEVKHPQRRAVDAEELETEINEFADESVEVEGLRRATHEMVERVKELDAHKTYSMAIEFAEPIEETAFADALAELDGATIEQETPQRVDHRRASRTRVRDVYEIEGELDDDRHATVELRGAGGLYVKELVSSDEGRTEPSLAGLLGVDSEVTALDVIAVEGEDEAFADPDYLVEPSG
- a CDS encoding lipopolysaccharide biosynthesis protein, encoding MSISSVVALVRRVLSPGGDLTERAVTSGVWVMLTNVVDRVLQLAMVLLVARLIGPGSYGVMALALVVMSALTKLSRLGIDAALIQREADDVDAYLDTAWMMQNARGLVVAAILFASAPIVASPLVFDEPQLAPVLRVLALSPLLSGLQNPGLLYLKKDLRFDKQFAYTLSGTVFYVAVAVVVAFLTRSVWALVLGLVASDFVRLVASYFVADYRPRPRFDLDHARELFGYGKWIFASGVVLFLIMEGDDAFVGWYLGTAVVGLYQLAYRVSNAPATEVTQTISSVIFPTYSKMQSDDRQLRDGFFKTVQLTTFISFPIAVGVAAVAPTFVDTFLTEQWDAMIPMIQLLAAWGLLRSLGATTGPLFQAIGKPDVPTKIQFGKLVIIAAFIYPATARYGAVGTGLVIVGNSLLFSEPVATYLATRAVDGSYARLLRLVAYPAVPSILMGIAVVAVHRMGVATGVVEFTLLVLVGVVVYGVLALAVERFSEYDSVALCRRLARTVVS
- a CDS encoding sugar phosphate nucleotidyltransferase, yielding MSVRTAVVLAAGEGNRLRPLTYNRPKPMLPAANRPILGYVFDALIDAGIEEITVVIGYKRDRVQEHFGPTYRDTPLDYVIQDKQLGSGHALLAARSAVDEPFLLVNGDRVFDSGLVADVVAEFEAYPDAPAALGVLEHRDVRRYGAVALHEGRIDEIVEKPESDDFRLINAGVYAFRTGIFDAIEATERRDGELQLPDTLARLIDEGEDVRGVRVDGLSPHATYPWDLLTVTQEILARGRVDEPAREQGVWVDDTSLVHESATLQAPVVVGPDCEVGPGAVVGPDVALGRNVTVEANATVTRSVLDGDTRVGPGSTVLDCVAGQDVTLGPGTLVPGGQTDVRIGTHVHEDRSLGAVVADRVDADGGVTLEPGTLVGPGARLHVGVRARGEIPAGAEVLD